Proteins found in one Mucilaginibacter gracilis genomic segment:
- a CDS encoding LruC domain-containing protein, whose amino-acid sequence MKKTLLIATAFSIFALASCKKNENSSTTTTVTSLNDVKIPSGFNWESSRNLNVSVAVTDTRFGTSAYTISLYDGNPYAGGNLISKGAATATKAFETKIYLATTITQLYVVKTAPDNSTIVEQVAAGNTDISLSIGATDPAYAINSAASSKQVLATAPTSPDCSGGTAITANTNNLNVNSGDTYSITGSNITVGFSNVNGGTIKVCGKNVTLQNLSFNGAATLIVTTSGSINLSSINYNNSSAAIQNFGVINYSGSFPDNGLFANYGSFTCGGDFNLNSNAGTFVNNGTMTVSGSFQDGTSAVATNNGTMVVSGNFQPNSNSAFVNNCSLTVGANYNQSSGVKNYSFINVAGQSIINGGAELGLYNGAMLKTKDFIVDGSAKGYGSTSLIKITGTTNIRNSGSVVANVEVWQTSGSIDGTSAGKVNSGASTTDHSVYIATSGCNSEGNGTAAVSDSDGDGVPDNLDAYPTDPKRAYNVAGATGTIAYEDQWPVKGDFDLNDVVMGYNYTLVTSATNVVVSVSGTFTLYATGGTYSNAFAVEFPVSKSLVSGLAVTKAGVAVSGAAFEAGQTNAVVTLFSNMREEMATWNTRKTEAFTPYKTYTLSFNIANGPTLSTFGQDEYNPFIYNSGRGHEVHVMGKTPTTLADASLFGTNDDNTSVAASRYYVTKAGLPFAINIPAVFAYPSESIDITNAYPHIADWAKSNGSSYTDWYSNLTAGYRNTSNIYTH is encoded by the coding sequence ATGAAAAAAACCTTATTAATAGCCACCGCCTTTAGCATATTTGCGTTGGCTTCGTGCAAAAAAAATGAAAACTCTTCCACTACTACAACGGTAACATCGCTTAACGATGTGAAAATCCCCTCAGGGTTTAACTGGGAAAGCTCAAGAAACTTAAATGTATCTGTTGCCGTAACCGATACCCGTTTTGGAACATCAGCATATACCATATCTTTATACGATGGCAACCCTTATGCAGGTGGTAACCTTATTTCTAAGGGTGCTGCTACAGCAACTAAAGCTTTCGAAACCAAAATTTATCTGGCTACCACTATCACTCAGTTGTATGTTGTAAAAACCGCTCCTGATAATTCAACAATAGTTGAGCAAGTTGCGGCAGGCAACACCGATATAAGCCTATCAATTGGCGCTACCGATCCGGCTTATGCTATCAACTCTGCGGCAAGCAGCAAACAAGTATTGGCAACTGCACCAACCAGCCCTGATTGCAGCGGCGGTACAGCAATTACAGCCAACACCAACAACCTTAACGTTAACAGCGGCGATACTTACAGTATTACAGGCAGCAACATTACTGTTGGCTTTAGCAATGTAAACGGTGGTACAATTAAAGTTTGCGGTAAAAACGTAACCCTGCAAAACTTAAGCTTTAACGGTGCGGCTACATTAATAGTAACTACATCGGGCTCTATCAACCTATCATCAATTAACTATAATAACAGCTCGGCTGCAATACAAAATTTTGGTGTTATCAATTACTCGGGCTCTTTTCCAGATAATGGTCTTTTCGCCAATTATGGTTCGTTCACTTGCGGGGGAGATTTTAACCTAAACAGTAATGCAGGCACCTTTGTTAACAACGGCACCATGACGGTTAGCGGAAGCTTCCAGGACGGAACAAGTGCTGTAGCTACCAACAATGGTACTATGGTTGTTAGCGGTAATTTCCAACCCAATAGCAACAGTGCTTTTGTTAACAACTGTTCGTTAACGGTTGGCGCTAACTACAACCAAAGCTCGGGCGTAAAAAACTACAGCTTTATTAATGTTGCAGGCCAGTCAATTATAAACGGCGGTGCAGAGTTAGGCTTATATAATGGCGCTATGCTTAAAACAAAAGATTTTATTGTTGATGGTAGTGCTAAAGGTTATGGTTCAACCTCGCTTATTAAAATAACCGGAACAACTAATATCCGTAACTCGGGTTCGGTTGTGGCCAATGTTGAAGTATGGCAAACAAGCGGCAGCATAGATGGAACATCTGCCGGCAAAGTTAACAGCGGTGCAAGCACAACAGACCATAGCGTTTATATTGCTACTTCGGGCTGTAACAGCGAAGGCAATGGTACTGCTGCTGTATCAGACTCGGACGGTGACGGTGTACCTGATAACCTGGACGCTTACCCAACCGACCCTAAAAGAGCTTACAATGTTGCAGGTGCAACAGGTACAATAGCCTACGAAGATCAATGGCCTGTAAAAGGCGACTTTGACCTTAACGACGTGGTAATGGGTTACAACTATACCTTAGTAACCAGCGCAACAAACGTTGTAGTATCTGTAAGCGGTACGTTTACCTTATACGCAACCGGTGGTACTTACAGCAATGCTTTTGCAGTTGAGTTTCCGGTTAGCAAATCGCTTGTAAGTGGTTTAGCAGTTACAAAAGCAGGTGTTGCCGTTAGCGGTGCTGCATTTGAGGCAGGCCAAACCAACGCCGTTGTAACTTTATTTAGCAACATGCGCGAAGAAATGGCTACCTGGAATACCAGAAAAACCGAAGCCTTCACCCCTTACAAAACATACACGCTTAGCTTTAACATAGCTAACGGCCCAACATTATCAACTTTTGGACAAGACGAATACAATCCGTTTATATACAACAGTGGCCGCGGACATGAGGTACACGTAATGGGCAAAACCCCAACTACCCTGGCAGACGCAAGCCTGTTTGGCACAAACGATGATAACACAAGCGTAGCTGCAAGCCGTTACTATGTAACTAAAGCAGGCTTACCGTTTGCAATAAACATTCCGGCTGTATTTGCTTACCCATCAGAATCTATCGATATCACAAACGCTTATCCGCATATTGCAGATTGGGCAAAATCTAACGGTTCGAGCTATACCGACTGGTACAGCAACCTTACCGCAGGTTACCGTAACACAAGTAATATTTACACTCACTAA
- a CDS encoding cupin domain-containing protein — translation MAANIFQSFTDIPVKETIAGFYSQFIHTETNTINFIEILAGCLVPLHQHVHQQCSFVLEGRFEMTVDNQTRILAPGLFAIIPPNAIHGGTAITNCKLIDLFTPVREDYKNF, via the coding sequence ATGGCTGCAAATATTTTTCAAAGCTTTACCGATATACCTGTTAAAGAAACCATTGCAGGCTTTTATTCGCAATTTATCCATACCGAAACCAACACTATTAATTTTATTGAGATATTGGCCGGCTGCCTAGTACCATTGCACCAGCATGTACACCAGCAGTGCTCGTTTGTGTTAGAAGGGCGGTTTGAAATGACGGTTGATAACCAAACCCGAATACTTGCACCTGGCCTGTTTGCCATTATACCACCCAACGCCATTCATGGCGGTACTGCCATTACCAATTGCAAATTGATAGACCTGTTTACGCCCGTTAGGGAAGATTATAAAAACTTTTAA
- a CDS encoding ExbD/TolR family protein gives MAELTASTGKANGKYRRNRVSTRVDLTAMVDLAFLLITFFILTTTLQKSRMFGVTMPDTTEPISKINVSEKSTMTICLGSNNQAVSYLGMTEKPLTQPKVTNYGKTGIRQAIIDLNKQVAATTGKAMFVIIKASNHSVYQNLVATLDELHIAGATGYAIEDITPNEVTLLKQKGIY, from the coding sequence ATGGCCGAATTAACCGCCTCAACCGGAAAAGCGAACGGTAAGTACCGTCGTAACAGAGTGTCAACAAGGGTAGATCTTACCGCAATGGTTGATCTTGCTTTTTTGCTTATTACCTTTTTTATTCTCACAACAACCCTGCAAAAATCGCGCATGTTTGGTGTAACCATGCCCGATACCACTGAACCCATCAGTAAGATCAACGTGTCGGAAAAAAGCACCATGACCATTTGTCTCGGCAGTAATAACCAGGCGGTATCATACCTCGGCATGACGGAGAAACCTCTTACACAACCCAAAGTTACCAACTATGGTAAAACCGGCATCCGCCAGGCCATTATCGATTTAAATAAACAGGTAGCCGCTACAACCGGCAAGGCTATGTTTGTTATTATAAAGGCAAGTAACCATTCGGTTTACCAAAACCTGGTGGCCACGCTCGACGAATTACATATTGCCGGTGCCACCGGTTACGCCATCGAAGATATAACACCTAACGAAGTTACCTTGCTAAAGCAAAAAGGCATATACTAA
- a CDS encoding porin family protein yields the protein MKKIIFSALCLLVLAGSVSAQHRRYYPRNRPHQGQQPISQNKVKFDIIGGLNVSNVVNVNDYNFSTGTLAGFHAGAGIEVPFNTNFAFEPEVLYSGKGYSAATNTGQFNQRTNWIDVPFLLKVKPIPNFNFVFGPQISFLLSTQNTFKNGYSSQTQTLYNSATDGYNKTLIGGVVGVGLELNPNVELRARYTIDLQSTAITGVSDISQYNNQVWQIGLAVKFF from the coding sequence ATGAAAAAGATCATTTTTTCGGCATTATGCCTGCTTGTACTGGCAGGTTCGGTAAGTGCGCAACATCGCCGTTATTATCCTCGTAATCGTCCGCATCAGGGCCAGCAACCTATAAGCCAAAACAAAGTTAAGTTTGATATTATTGGTGGCCTAAACGTTTCTAATGTTGTTAATGTAAACGATTATAATTTTTCTACCGGTACACTTGCAGGGTTCCATGCAGGCGCGGGTATCGAAGTACCTTTTAACACCAATTTTGCCTTTGAGCCCGAAGTATTATACTCCGGCAAGGGTTATAGCGCGGCAACCAACACCGGGCAATTTAACCAGCGCACCAACTGGATAGATGTGCCGTTTCTTTTAAAAGTAAAGCCTATACCCAATTTTAACTTTGTTTTCGGTCCGCAAATTTCGTTTTTGCTGTCAACCCAAAACACGTTTAAAAATGGCTACAGTTCGCAAACCCAAACCCTGTATAACAGCGCAACCGATGGTTATAACAAAACCTTAATTGGTGGTGTGGTTGGTGTAGGTTTGGAGCTAAACCCCAATGTTGAACTGCGCGCAAGATACACTATCGACTTGCAAAGCACCGCCATCACCGGCGTGTCGGATATTTCGCAATACAACAACCAGGTTTGGCAAATTGGTTTAGCAGTTAAGTTTTTTTAA
- a CDS encoding ribonucleoside-diphosphate reductase subunit alpha has product MFVIKRDGKKETVKFDKITARIEKLCYSLNPELVDPIDVAKKVVEGLYDGVTTSELDNLAAETAASLTTKHPDYALLASRIAVSNLHKNTIKSFSGTMRNLYTYVDKKTGKSASLIAEDVWKVIEDNAELLDSTIIYDRDFGFDYFGFKTLEKSYLLKIDGKIAERPQHLFMRVSVGIHKEDVESAIKTYNLMSERWFTHATPTLFNAGTPKPQMSSCFLLTMQDDSIDGIYDTLKQTAKISQSAGGIGLSIHNVRATGSYISGTNGTSNGIIPMLKVFNDTARYVDQGGGKRKGAFAIYLEPWHADIFEFLDLRKNHGKEEMRARDLFFALWVCDLFMQRVEEDGNWSLFCPHEAPGLHECWGKEFETLYTRYEAEGRARKTIKAQELWFAILDAQVETGTPYLLYKDAANSKSNQQNLGTIKSSNLCTEIIEYTAADEVAVCNLASLALPRYITADVFDHQKLYDVTYQVTLNLNKIIDHNYYPVVEAANSNLRHRPVGLGVQGLADTFIRLRLPFESDEAKQLNKEIFETIYFAAMTASKDLAIKDGPYETFKGSPLSKGQFQFDLWNVTPDSGRWNWDDLRSDVMNHGVRNSLLVAPMPTASTSQILGNNECFEPYTSNIYTRRVLSGEFVVVNKYLLHDLVNLGLWNNDIKNQIISANGSVQDIPEIPADIKELYKTVWEIKMRTIIDMAADRGAYVCQSQSLNLFVSSPNASKLTSMHFYAWKKGLKTGMYYLRTQAASQAVKFTIESQGGKAMEPVIPENGVAVVDEIPDGPTCSMDEGCVTCSA; this is encoded by the coding sequence ATGTTTGTAATTAAACGCGACGGAAAAAAAGAGACAGTAAAATTTGATAAGATAACCGCGAGGATTGAAAAACTATGTTATAGTTTAAACCCCGAATTGGTTGACCCGATAGATGTGGCAAAAAAGGTAGTTGAAGGTTTGTACGATGGCGTAACAACATCCGAGCTGGATAACCTGGCCGCCGAAACAGCAGCCTCGTTAACTACCAAACACCCCGATTATGCTTTACTGGCCTCGCGTATAGCGGTATCAAACCTGCACAAAAATACCATCAAATCCTTCTCCGGGACAATGCGTAACCTTTATACTTACGTAGATAAAAAAACCGGCAAATCGGCTTCGCTCATAGCCGAGGATGTGTGGAAGGTTATTGAAGACAATGCCGAACTGTTAGACAGTACAATTATCTACGACCGTGATTTTGGTTTTGATTACTTTGGTTTTAAAACTTTAGAAAAATCGTACCTGTTAAAAATCGATGGTAAAATAGCCGAACGCCCACAGCATTTGTTTATGCGCGTATCGGTAGGTATCCATAAAGAGGATGTAGAAAGTGCCATCAAAACCTACAACCTAATGAGCGAGCGTTGGTTTACCCACGCTACACCAACTTTGTTTAATGCCGGTACTCCAAAACCGCAAATGTCGTCGTGCTTTTTGCTAACCATGCAAGACGATAGCATTGATGGTATTTACGATACCTTAAAGCAAACCGCCAAAATATCGCAAAGTGCAGGCGGTATAGGTTTAAGCATCCACAACGTGCGCGCAACAGGTTCATACATCAGCGGTACAAACGGCACCAGCAATGGCATTATACCCATGCTAAAGGTGTTTAACGATACCGCCCGTTATGTTGACCAGGGTGGAGGCAAGCGTAAAGGTGCATTTGCCATTTACCTTGAGCCTTGGCATGCAGATATTTTTGAATTTTTAGATCTGCGTAAAAACCACGGTAAAGAAGAAATGCGTGCCCGCGATTTATTTTTTGCCCTTTGGGTTTGCGATTTATTTATGCAGCGAGTTGAGGAAGACGGTAACTGGAGCTTGTTTTGCCCGCACGAAGCACCCGGCCTGCACGAGTGCTGGGGTAAAGAGTTTGAAACCCTGTACACCCGTTACGAGGCCGAGGGCCGCGCCCGCAAAACCATAAAGGCGCAAGAGCTTTGGTTTGCTATATTAGATGCCCAGGTTGAAACCGGAACCCCCTATTTGTTGTATAAGGATGCTGCCAACAGCAAATCAAACCAACAAAATTTGGGTACCATTAAAAGTTCAAACCTGTGTACCGAAATTATTGAATATACCGCTGCCGATGAGGTGGCCGTTTGTAACCTGGCATCGTTAGCATTGCCGAGGTACATTACTGCCGATGTATTCGATCATCAAAAACTGTATGATGTTACATATCAGGTAACGCTAAACCTTAACAAAATTATCGACCATAACTACTACCCTGTAGTTGAGGCCGCCAACTCAAACCTGCGCCACCGCCCGGTAGGTTTAGGTGTGCAAGGTTTAGCCGATACCTTTATACGCCTGCGTTTACCTTTTGAAAGCGACGAGGCTAAACAGTTAAATAAAGAAATATTCGAAACCATTTATTTTGCAGCCATGACGGCCTCAAAAGACCTGGCAATTAAAGATGGCCCTTACGAAACCTTTAAAGGCTCTCCGCTATCAAAAGGGCAGTTCCAGTTTGATTTATGGAACGTTACCCCGGATAGTGGCCGTTGGAACTGGGACGATTTACGTTCGGATGTAATGAACCATGGTGTACGTAACTCTTTATTGGTTGCGCCAATGCCTACAGCTTCAACATCGCAAATATTGGGTAACAACGAGTGCTTTGAGCCATACACATCAAACATATACACCCGCCGTGTATTAAGCGGCGAGTTTGTGGTAGTTAACAAATACCTGCTGCACGATTTGGTGAACTTAGGTTTATGGAACAACGACATCAAGAACCAAATCATCAGCGCCAATGGTTCGGTACAGGATATTCCCGAAATACCTGCCGATATTAAGGAACTATACAAAACCGTATGGGAAATTAAAATGCGCACCATTATTGATATGGCTGCCGACCGCGGCGCATACGTATGCCAGTCGCAATCGCTTAACCTGTTTGTGAGTTCGCCAAACGCATCAAAACTAACATCGATGCATTTTTACGCCTGGAAAAAAGGTTTAAAAACCGGCATGTATTACCTGCGCACACAGGCAGCATCGCAAGCAGTTAAATTTACCATAGAGAGCCAGGGCGGCAAAGCAATGGAACCCGTAATACCCGAAAACGGCGTTGCCGTTGTAGACGAAATACCCGACGGACCAACTTGCTCAATGGACGAAGGTTGTGTAACCTGCTCGGCATAA
- the pepT gene encoding peptidase T, which translates to MTSFKKSDLNFSVVERFFRYVIVDTQSDSSSLTHPSTPKQKNLGKILVNELLEIGVTDAHIDQFGYVYATIPANTTRPNVPIICFCSHMDTSPDCSGLDVKPIIHENYQGQDLILPDDATQILRMAEHPDLKNQIGNDIITASGTTLLGADNKAGVAEIMDACYHWMNHPEIKHGTIKILFTPDEEIGRGVDKVDIEKLGAYAAYTIDGESAGTMENETFSADGLKLTINGISAHPGFAKGKMQSAIKIAGAIVASLPHQLSPEGTSGKQGFVHPVAIEGNVEQAIVEFIVRDFDDNLLVQHAGVIKQTTETILSNYPNATYTIEVNAQYRNMKQVLNEHPAIVDNAMEAIKRAGMEPRLRSIRGGTDGSRLSFMGLPCPNIFAGEHAFHGKQEWVSVQDMQKAVETILHLGEVWEGASPNPPR; encoded by the coding sequence ATGACTTCTTTTAAAAAATCTGATCTTAATTTTTCTGTTGTAGAACGCTTTTTTCGTTACGTAATTGTGGACACCCAATCCGATTCATCTTCTTTAACCCATCCGTCAACGCCCAAACAAAAAAACCTGGGTAAAATACTGGTTAATGAGTTATTAGAAATTGGCGTTACCGATGCCCATATAGACCAATTTGGATACGTTTACGCAACTATACCTGCAAATACAACAAGGCCAAATGTACCTATAATTTGCTTCTGTTCGCATATGGATACTTCGCCAGATTGTAGTGGTTTAGATGTAAAACCTATTATTCATGAAAATTACCAGGGCCAGGATTTGATTTTGCCCGATGATGCCACGCAAATATTGCGCATGGCCGAACACCCCGACTTAAAAAACCAAATAGGCAACGATATTATAACCGCCAGCGGAACAACGCTTTTAGGTGCCGATAACAAGGCCGGTGTGGCCGAAATTATGGACGCCTGTTACCATTGGATGAACCACCCGGAAATAAAACATGGCACCATAAAAATATTATTTACGCCCGATGAAGAAATTGGCCGCGGGGTTGATAAGGTTGACATTGAAAAATTAGGGGCTTATGCCGCTTATACAATTGATGGCGAAAGCGCGGGAACAATGGAAAACGAAACGTTTTCGGCAGATGGTTTAAAGCTAACCATTAACGGCATTAGTGCGCACCCCGGCTTTGCCAAAGGCAAAATGCAAAGTGCTATAAAAATTGCTGGTGCTATTGTGGCCTCGCTGCCGCACCAGCTATCGCCCGAGGGAACATCTGGCAAGCAGGGCTTTGTACACCCGGTGGCTATTGAGGGCAATGTAGAGCAAGCGATTGTTGAATTTATTGTTCGCGATTTTGACGACAACTTATTAGTACAGCACGCCGGGGTAATTAAACAAACCACCGAAACCATTTTAAGCAATTACCCAAATGCCACTTATACCATAGAAGTAAATGCCCAATACCGCAACATGAAACAAGTGCTTAATGAGCACCCCGCCATTGTTGATAACGCTATGGAAGCAATTAAACGTGCCGGTATGGAACCCCGTTTGCGCAGCATTCGTGGTGGCACAGATGGTTCGCGGTTATCATTTATGGGTTTACCCTGCCCCAATATTTTTGCGGGCGAACACGCTTTTCATGGTAAGCAGGAATGGGTATCGGTACAGGATATGCAAAAGGCAGTTGAAACCATATTGCATTTAGGTGAGGTTTGGGAAGGGGCCTCACCCAACCCTCCCCGGTAG
- a CDS encoding nucleoside phosphorylase, producing the protein MTDRIAESELIINERGSVYHLDVHPDELATDIITVGDPDRVQQVSQHFDRIEYKRQHREFVTHTGYIGSKRLSVVSTGIGTDNIDIVLNELDALVNIDFDTRTVKPQLKQLNIVRVGTSGSLQHHIPVDSFLVSTYGLGIDNLLNFYQNTPTAAELAILAAFINQTQLGGNVAAPYISPCGPAMLPYFSEGFHQGITVTCPGFYGPQGRVLRLPLSNPGFINSLTHFNFDGNIISNFEMETAGLYGLGKLLGHQVLSLNAIMANRVTGQFSNNGKKTMDKLIAKTLHILTSI; encoded by the coding sequence ATGACAGATCGCATAGCAGAATCAGAACTGATAATTAACGAGCGTGGCTCGGTATACCACTTAGATGTTCATCCGGATGAACTGGCCACTGATATTATTACCGTTGGCGACCCTGACCGTGTGCAACAGGTTAGCCAGCATTTTGACCGCATTGAGTATAAACGCCAGCACCGCGAATTTGTAACCCATACCGGTTATATAGGCAGCAAACGCCTATCGGTAGTATCAACCGGCATTGGTACCGATAATATTGATATTGTGCTTAACGAGCTTGATGCCCTTGTAAATATTGATTTTGATACCCGCACAGTAAAACCGCAGCTTAAACAATTAAACATAGTGCGTGTAGGTACATCGGGCTCGCTGCAACACCACATACCGGTTGATAGCTTTTTGGTATCAACCTATGGTTTGGGTATTGATAATTTACTCAACTTTTACCAAAATACGCCCACCGCAGCCGAGCTTGCTATACTTGCTGCCTTTATTAATCAAACCCAATTGGGGGGCAACGTGGCGGCTCCTTATATTAGCCCTTGCGGCCCGGCTATGCTGCCCTACTTTAGCGAGGGCTTCCATCAGGGCATTACGGTTACCTGCCCTGGCTTTTACGGCCCACAGGGCAGGGTGTTACGCCTGCCTTTAAGCAATCCGGGGTTTATTAACAGTTTAACCCATTTTAATTTTGATGGAAACATTATTAGTAATTTTGAAATGGAAACCGCCGGGCTTTATGGTTTGGGTAAATTACTTGGCCACCAGGTTTTAAGTTTAAATGCTATTATGGCTAACCGGGTAACCGGCCAGTTTTCTAACAACGGTAAAAAAACCATGGATAAACTTATTGCTAAAACCCTACATATATTAACAAGCATTTAA
- a CDS encoding NUDIX hydrolase, whose translation MGNTEIQKWTVLKEEDVSPSPWFPLLRHTVKLQNGNIIDDYFFAPLGDVVILVALTPRHEVILVKQYKHGLGDILLELPGGMQQKEKSIIESALNELEEETGVKATASQLIALGKLANNATKTRQITYGFIVFDAEVTTVQKLDSTEMIDVINVPAPQVLQMVKDGEIWTVDSVAFILKAALLYPDVFGV comes from the coding sequence ATGGGTAACACCGAAATACAAAAATGGACCGTTTTAAAAGAGGAAGACGTGTCGCCGAGCCCCTGGTTTCCGCTGTTGCGGCATACTGTAAAGCTACAAAACGGCAATATTATTGACGACTACTTTTTTGCTCCACTGGGCGATGTAGTAATTTTAGTTGCCCTTACCCCCCGGCACGAGGTAATACTTGTTAAACAATACAAACACGGCCTGGGCGATATTTTGCTTGAACTGCCTGGCGGCATGCAGCAAAAGGAGAAAAGCATCATTGAATCGGCCTTGAACGAGTTGGAGGAGGAAACCGGTGTTAAGGCCACTGCCAGTCAATTAATAGCGTTAGGCAAACTGGCTAATAACGCCACTAAAACCCGACAAATTACCTACGGCTTTATTGTTTTTGATGCTGAGGTTACTACTGTACAAAAGTTGGACAGCACCGAAATGATAGACGTTATTAATGTACCCGCACCACAAGTATTGCAAATGGTTAAAGATGGGGAGATTTGGACGGTAGACAGCGTGGCCTTTATTTTAAAAGCTGCACTGCTGTACCCGGATGTGTTTGGGGTGTAA
- a CDS encoding DUF6515 family protein, with amino-acid sequence MSRIFKKVALVVFMSITAISFQGMAQRHGGGGHSSGGGHSSGGFGGGGHSARSFSPRSSGGSFNRPSAHTNSFNRPSPTVHTNSYNRTAVRSNGFGGRSTYRPAGRSYGNHTTIVNRTTVVNRGYVRGGYYGHASHISYYHPSRPVYIFGHPHYGYYYHPYRPYYWGPSWHPIGFFTGALLGAAIELSWHNHPYRYYNGVYYEPYNNGYRVIAPPVGIRINSLPPGFSEIPVEGVNYYYYGGTFYQNNGGGYDVVAAPFGAVVYNLPDGAQEVTVNGNRYMFYNNTYYQPFNDNGQDAYEVVDVREH; translated from the coding sequence ATGAGTAGGATATTCAAAAAAGTTGCCCTGGTTGTATTCATGAGTATAACGGCAATATCATTTCAGGGAATGGCGCAACGCCACGGTGGTGGCGGGCATAGCAGCGGGGGCGGCCACAGCAGCGGCGGCTTTGGCGGGGGTGGGCATTCGGCACGCTCGTTTAGCCCAAGGTCTTCGGGTGGTAGTTTTAACAGGCCATCGGCGCACACCAATTCGTTTAACAGGCCATCGCCTACGGTACACACCAATAGCTATAACCGCACGGCAGTACGCAGCAACGGGTTTGGCGGGCGCAGTACTTACAGGCCTGCAGGCCGCAGCTACGGCAACCATACCACAATAGTTAACCGCACTACCGTTGTTAACAGGGGCTATGTACGCGGGGGTTATTATGGCCATGCAAGCCATATTAGTTACTACCACCCATCAAGGCCGGTGTATATTTTTGGGCACCCGCACTATGGCTATTATTACCACCCTTACAGGCCTTATTACTGGGGACCAAGCTGGCACCCAATTGGCTTTTTTACCGGCGCTTTGTTAGGTGCCGCTATCGAGTTATCGTGGCATAACCACCCTTACCGTTACTATAATGGCGTTTATTACGAACCATACAATAACGGTTACAGGGTTATAGCACCACCTGTAGGTATCAGGATAAATTCGTTGCCTCCGGGATTTTCGGAAATACCGGTTGAAGGCGTTAACTATTACTATTATGGTGGTACTTTTTACCAAAATAATGGTGGCGGTTATGATGTTGTTGCAGCTCCTTTTGGTGCTGTTGTATATAACCTGCCCGATGGAGCACAGGAAGTTACCGTTAATGGTAACCGCTATATGTTTTATAACAACACCTATTACCAACCGTTTAACGACAATGGGCAAGATGCCTACGAAGTTGTTGATGTTAGGGAACACTAA